Proteins encoded together in one Phyllostomus discolor isolate MPI-MPIP mPhyDis1 chromosome 6, mPhyDis1.pri.v3, whole genome shotgun sequence window:
- the LOC114500278 gene encoding olfactory receptor 5B3-like, with translation MENATEVIEFILLGLTNDPELQVPLFIMFTVIYLITVIGNLGITVLILLDSHLHTPMYFFLSNLSLADLCYSSAVTPTVMAGFLLGHKVISYNACAAQMFFFLAFATVENFLLASMAYDRYAAVCKPLHYTTTMTTGVCASLAIGSYFCGFLNASIHIGDTFILSFCESNVVHHFFCDIPAVMVLSCSDRHVSELVLIYVAIFNIIFAVLVILISYIFIFVTILKMHSSSGYQKALSTCASHFTAVSIFYGTAMFVYLQPNSSHSMDTGKIASVFYTMVIPMLNPLVYSLRNKEVKSALMRVVLNAKLSLRL, from the coding sequence ATGGAGAATGCTACAGAAGTGATTGAATTCATCCTCCTTGGACTAACCAATGACCCAGAGCTGCAGGTCCCCCTCTTCATCATGTTCACTGTCATCTACCTCATCACAGTGATTGGGAATTTGGGAATTACGGTGTTGATTCTCTTGGACTCTCATCTCCACActcccatgtactttttcctcagtAACCTGTCTCTGGCGGACTTGTGTTACTCTTCAGCTGTCACTCCTACAGTCATGGCTGGATTTCTTCTAGGACACAAGGTCATCTCCTACAATGCATGTGCTGctcagatgttcttttttttagcctttgccactgtggaaaacttcCTCTTGGCCtccatggcctatgaccgctatgcAGCAGTCTGCAAACCCCTCCATTATACCACCACCATGACCACAGGTGTGTGTGCAAGTCTGGCCATAGGTTCCTATTTCTGTGGGTTCCTGAATGCCTCCATCCACATTGGGGACACATTCATCCTCTCTTTCTGTGAGTCCAATGTGGtccatcactttttctgtgacatTCCAGCAGTCATGGTTCTCTCTTGCTCTGATAGACATGTTAGTGAGCTGGTTCTAATTTATGTAGCGATCTTCAACATCATTTTTGCAGTTCTGGTTATCTTGATTTCCTACATATTCATATTTGTCACCATCCTAAAGATGCACTCATCTTCAGGGTATCAGAAGGCTCtgtccacctgtgcctcccactTCACTGCAGTCTCCATCTTCTATGGGACTGCCATGTTCGTGTACTTACAGCCCAACTCCAGCCATTCCATGGACACAGGCAAAATTGCATCTGTGTTTTATACAATGGTcatccccatgctgaaccccctggtctacagcctgaggaacaaggaGGTCAAGAGTGCACTCATGAGGGTTGTCTTAAATGCAAAACTGTCTTTAAGATTATGA